In Triticum urartu cultivar G1812 chromosome 6, Tu2.1, whole genome shotgun sequence, the following proteins share a genomic window:
- the LOC125514862 gene encoding uncharacterized protein LOC125514862: MEEERKGFQPHLMGLGGGSRLRGAAGAMGLQKQNSWSPDIERDEAWERRRRGILGRGRRSPLQRAQSVTDDQLDELRGSLDLGFRFDPPSQRCAACDAGRSRLVETLPALDLLYAVAANANAGGCAGAASHQCSCGASSEASEPSPIGSPLSILSPDDPPETVKMRLKQWAQVVALSMRSRS; encoded by the exons atggaggaggagaggaaggGGTTCCAGCCCCACCTGATGGGCCTGGGCGGCGGGAGCAGGCTGAGGGGCGCGGCGGGGGCGATGGGCCTGCAGAAGCAGAACTCGTGGTCGCCCGACATCGAGCGGGACGAGGCgtgggagcggcggcggcgcgggattCTCGGCAGGGGCCGCCGCTCGCCGCTGCAGCGCGCGCAGAGCGTCACCGACGACCAGCTCGACGAGCTGCGCGGCTCCCTCGATCTGGGCTTCCGCTTCGACCCGCCCTCGCAGCGCTGCGCCGCCTGCGACGCCGGCAGGAGCCGCCTCGTCGAGACGCTCCCGGCGCTCGACCTCCTCTACGCCGTCGCCGCCAACGCCAACGCCGGGGGCTGCGCCGGCGCGGCCAGTCACCAGTGCTCCTGCGGCGCCTCCTCGGAGGCCTCCGAGCCGTCGCCCATCGGGAGCCCCCTCTCCATACTCTCCCCAG ATGACCCGCCGGAGACGGTGAAGATGAGGCTGAAGCAGTGGGCGCAGGTGGTGGCGCTGTCCATGCGCAGCCGCTCCTGA